GTGTGGTTACAGATTTATTCCAGCAGTTTGGACCCATCGAGTCTGTAGAGCTGTGTGAGAAACCAGGAGCATCTGAACCCTCTCAGAGTCACCTGACACAATACTTCAGACAACCACAGAAACAGGTCGCACATTTACACAACACAATCACTTCACACCACAGTTTGTTGAGCTGTattaatgtttgtgtgtgtttgtgtttgtgtagtgTTTCAGAGTGGGGTATGTTGTGTTTAAAAACGCCTCCAGTGTGACAGCAGTGAAGTCTCACCCAGCGAGCAGCGCATTGATCGTCTCAACTAAAGAACGGCCCGTCAGAACCGGCATTCACAGTAAGTTCACACATACTTTTGCTGTATGACATCTGACAATGATGATGAGCATGGTGATGAGGATGGTGGTGATGAGGatggtggtgatgatgatgatgatgatgatgatgtggtggtgatgatgatgtggtggtgatgatgatgtggtggtgatgatgatgtggtgatgatgatgatgtagtGATGATGATGACGGTGATGATGTGTTTACAGAATGGATCAAGCAGTATTCAGATTCATTGGTTAGCTCTCAGACTCTGCAGAAGGCCGTTGATGATTTCATGAGTGAGTTTGACAGACTGAAGGAAGAGGTGAGAATCTCATGAATACTTCACTGTGATTGGTCAGTGCAGTGGACTGTGCTCAGTGTGTAACGGCCTCCATGTATGAAGATTTGCTTTTTGTTTGTGCATGCACAGCCAGTATGAGTACATGGGGGTTTTTAAGCAAAACTCTTAGATTCAGCTGTAAAAAGATTAGAAACCGAATAATAATACTGATTAGAGAACTGTCAGGCttctgtactgtatatatatttaaacaataaattaaagaaGGGAAGCGCAATTCAAATCTAACCAGATGCACATTATTATAAAGTACTTTGTGTTATATAGGAATAGACGCACACTTTGTCTTCAGATGACTTGAAAGCGTCTGCGATGTTAGTTTATAAACCCAGGGTAACTTTAGtttgctcctgtatagctcagtgatagagcattacattagcaacacaaaagatcatgggtttgaaccactgatctatataaatgactggattgcgcatgacgtcacaactgtgaagccaccgcgccgccatgttagtatacccaaacattctattaaatcaatggacgcgatcagattttaatgaaaaaacatcactttactagtctttgtttttatatctgaagttaccctatacattattacaacacaaacgtcctaagcatgttcatagttatttactgaaagttgtacattttagtttttaatcagttattatacattcatcttcattacagtatcagatcagcagacagaccgcagcatttAGTactaatgacaaacgtgctcattctgaaatctatataaataatcatactttgtaccgtatgtgcatgcaataatttgctgttttatgttatctacacttacaagttacctaaacttatttaaagaaataacgctgaccgtgtagctgaatgtcaaaaaaaactttatttatatctgtgtcattaacagaacgcagcagacaccatagatatgtataaaggctagatggcttgtccgcgctgctggccaatgaagtgcaacgtccgcattttggcggccatcttacgacagggcgctcgctcactcgtagcattgagttttaatgatgcaggtacttttaaatgaccataacttgcttgattttttaccgattttcaagcggtttggtttgttataaacgtcaaagatgtacctatgacactgcatacctatactaaaaataaaaaaataaattcatgaaacatgttaaagcatccagaattatagccacgttaataacgtttgtaaagaTCCAAACCGTTTGGGGATCGGTGGAAAGTTGAGCAGGTTATGGTcttttaaaagtacctgcaccattaaactcaatgctacgagtgagcgagcgccctgtcgtaagatggccgccaggtgatgccgttagggactccgccttgagccatctagcctttatacatatctatggcagacacactcaccttaacgtttttttataaatccattttcctgcccgtttattaaaacataaacattgcaaataacacctgAATTAAgagttaatttacgtacacatatcctaaaaataattttgcgtgactgatacgctgtaaagcgggtgaatttaaaacatgattttgaatggaagtcaatgacgccgtctgccggttgggtataccaagatggcggctcgaactctgcgctggcttcacctcacgctgttacgttaagcgttctatgcgcaatccagtcatttatatagatcagtggtttgaACACAAGAAAAAACACACGATGATAAAACCTTATAACACACTTTAGATAGAAGTGTTTGCATatacatgaatgtaaatgtgtaaGGGTGGATTCACTACAGTGGTTTAGTCTGTAGGAACGCCGAAAAATGACTTAGAAATGTTAACAGCAAGATGGTGTAAAACTGTGTATTTCTGGTCAATTATCACCCTTCTGCAACTTATACCAACGACGAAAAATAAGCGCAGTTAAGATACCAAAATATGTGGGAGAGCATTGAATATAAATAGTTTAAATTGCAATATGTAGCGTTTAAGTATTAGCATTAAATctaaactaaacaacagatttgtaaatgaaaaggtttaataacagcactgacttaaagttacaattgaaatggttacaccataaatgcatgaaatggtaagtAATACATTGTACAAttaactgtttccaatgtatgtgagatattacctgataagatagaaaacagagaaagaaagaaagtttagaagaaagagattCACACTTGAGAAACTGGAATCTTGGCTTAATGGCCTGAACCCCAGAGCTCAGGTGAAGAAGAAAAGAAAAGGGAAAAAGCCCATGAAGACCAGCCCATAGAAAAAGAGTGCAAGAGTAAGAAGCAGAAAAAGAAGCCTCCTGAGACCCCCAAAACATCTTATTTTATCCCCTTgccttgaccatgtgactaaacccaacataatacaatcaaactgaccaatcagaagaccacctttaacccccactgtattgaataaacagctgtgacaatagTCTTTGATCACTATCAGTAAGTACAGGAGGAAAATGGGGATTGTGACAAAGTAATAAATTCCTATATTTTTAATCTTACAAATGGAGTCTGTATATAAATCATGAAGAGTTGTGTTACTATACTGTCGTCCTCATACAGATGAGAGAGATTATTGATGACGTTTGATTATTAGGAGGCTGAACGTCTGAAGACGGAAGCAGAGCAACAGCAGGAGGATGAGGAGGGTTGGGTGAAAGTGACGAAGGGCAGCCGTGGCGTTAAGGCCCGCCCCCACAGCGAGATGGCCAATGAGAAAACGCTTCAGAAAGAAAAGAGCAAGAGCAAACGAAAGGAGCTGTTAAACTTTTACTCGTGGCAGCACAGAAACACACAGCGAGAACGTAAGTCATGATGAGTTTAAGCTCTTCAGTTTCCCATAATGACGTGCTGCTTGTGTCAAACTCTCTCTTAACGAACTCATTCATGTTTCAGATATCGCTGAGCTGAGGAAGAAGTTTGAAGAGGATAAACAGAAAATTGCTTTACTACGAGCGCAGAGAAAATTCAAGCCATACTAACTCCATCCCCTTCACCCTTCATTAAAGTCTGCTCTGTATCTCAGTAATACTGCatgagtgtttgtgtgtgaggtGTTTTTATACTGAACTCGTCACTGTTTAAC
This window of the Misgurnus anguillicaudatus chromosome 19, ASM2758022v2, whole genome shotgun sequence genome carries:
- the rrp7a gene encoding ribosomal RNA-processing protein 7 homolog A, with the translated sequence MKMAASSSEHATVIPGGFTVLSLKFNEEDSAVHQLCVKDHRVRSEKNINRPLDKTLFILNIPPYCSQGVVTDLFQQFGPIESVELCEKPGASEPSQSHLTQYFRQPQKQCFRVGYVVFKNASSVTAVKSHPASSALIVSTKERPVRTGIHKWIKQYSDSLVSSQTLQKAVDDFMSEFDRLKEEEAERLKTEAEQQQEDEEGWVKVTKGSRGVKARPHSEMANEKTLQKEKSKSKRKELLNFYSWQHRNTQREHIAELRKKFEEDKQKIALLRAQRKFKPY